Sequence from the Equus quagga isolate Etosha38 chromosome 15, UCLA_HA_Equagga_1.0, whole genome shotgun sequence genome:
CCGATTGTAGTTAGTGAACAAGAAGGAACCTGGTCTCCATGAGAACCTCTGTCTGGTGTTTTCAGGCACATCTTCTCCAGGTTTACAGAGAAAACCCCTGTCCCTCCACCTCCATTCCCGGCGAGCGATCTCTCTGGCATCAAGTTCCCTGGGGCTGAGTTTTCTTTTAGAAGAGTCCAGGGGAAGAGGTCAGGGGTGGGAGGCGGGGAGTCCATTTCAGGGAGAGGGATGCCagtaagaggaggagaaggggctgagcccagcctgggggtcTCTCTGGTTTCCTCAGACAGCCCCCGGGCCAGGCAGGACTCAGGGAGACGGTGTGACAGCTCTcggtgcaggaggagaggggtcacGGCAAAGTCCCAGGTCCCTGGACGTGGCTCTCCTGGTCTCAGGTCCGAGGGCGGAGTCTGCAGGTCAGTGCTGGGGAGTCCGCGTCTCCCTGAGTGTCACTTCTCCCTCTCACAACCTGtgtcagctcctcctgcctggagacTCAAGACGCGGTCCCAGTTCTCACTCCCATTGCGTGTCCGGTGTCTACAGAAGCCAATCAGCGTCTCTGCGTTTCCCGGTTATAAAGTCTGCTCGGATCAGCCAGGACTCAGGTTCTCCCAGACCCCGAGGATGACGGTCACGGCAACTCGAGCCCTCCTGCTGCTCCTGTCAGGGGCTCTGGCCCTGACGGAGACCTGGGCGGGTGAGTGCGGGGTCGGGAGGAAACTGCCAATGCGAGGGGACCCGGCTGGCGGGGCGCAGGATCCCTGGGGAAGCGCGTCTCCACCGCCCCGGCTCAGACTCCCTCCCCTACCTCGTCCCTGCCACGTCCTGacacctctccttccctctccagtcTCCCGCCGCCTCTTCTCACCCACTCGGGTCTCCCGTCGCCCCTTTTCCGTCTCCCGGGCCCCTCGCCCCGACGCCCCTCCAGGCCCCATCACCCTGGGACCCGGGGACCCGCGCCGGGAGGAGGGTCGGCCGGGTCtgagcccctccccgcccccaggctcccactccaTGAGTTATTTCTACACCGCCGTGTCCCGGCCCGGCCGCGGGGAGCCCCGCTTCATCGCCGTCGGCTACGTGGACGACACGCAGTTCGTGCGGTTCGACAGCGACGCCGCGAGTCCGAGGATGGAGCCGCGGGCGCCGtgggtggagcaggaggggccggagTATTGGGAGCGGGAGACGCGGACCGCCAAGGACAACGCACAGACTTTCCGAGTGAACCTGAACATCCTGCGCGGCTACTACAACCAGAGCGAGGCCGGTGAGCGACGCGAGCCCGGGTCCAggtccccaccccccatccccacgGACGGGCCGGGGTCCCCCCGAGTCTCCGGGTCCGAGATTCACCCTGAGGCTGCGGCACCCGCCCGACCCCCGACCCGGGAAGAGCCGGCGGGGACTTTTCCGCGGTTCCATTTTCAATTTAAGTTTAATCTCTGCGGGGGGACGGGGCCGAGTGGTCTGGGCTGACCTCGGGGCGGGGTCAGGGTCTCACACCCTCCAGGACATGTATGGCTGCGACGTGGGGCCGGACGGGCGCCTCCTCCGCGGGTACAGTCAGTACGCCTACGACGGCGCCGATTACATCGCCCTGAACGAGGACCTGCGCTCCTGGACCGCGGCGGACACGGCGGCTCGGATCACCGGGCGCAAGTGGGAGGCGGCCGGAGTGGCGGAGGACTTCAGGAACTACCTGGAGGGCACGTGCGTGGAGTGGCTCCTCAGATACCTGGAGAACGGGAAGGAGACGCTGCAGCGCGCAGGCACGCGGGGCCGCGGGGACTCCTGATCTGGGCTCGGGCTGGGGGCCTCCtacaaggagaggaggaaaatgggGTAGACACCTGAATATACCCAGCCTGTGGGTGGGGAGACTGAGTTCGCCTGGGTTTTCAGGTCTAGTACCAGAGAGTGACTCGTCCAGGAGGTCTGCCTTTCAGGGTCAGTTAAGGGATGCACTCTCTCCGGGGATGGAGTGGGATGCCATCCCTGAAATGACtggtgagctgttccctttgacTCTGGCAGCGGCTGCAGGAACCATGGAGGTTTTCTCTCTTGGGCCTAGTTCTCTGCCCCACACCCAGTGTGCTTGAGGCCTGACTCCATCTTTTCTGACTGACTCCGCGTCCACCCAAGTGAGGACCAGAAATCCCTTTTATCCCCCTCAGAGACCTGCCTCCTACCGTGGGCTGTCTCATCCTGATTCTAGAAATATCCAAAGAATAGCGATTAGTCCGGATGTCTGTGTCCGGGCTAGTGTCTGGGTTTTGTATTCTCTTTTCCGGTTGTCCTGTCCATTCTCAGGATGGTCACATGAgcgctgcttcagtggcccaagacAGATGTAGAGTTCctgaattttctgattcttttcctCAGACCCGCCAAAGGCACATGTGACCCACCATCCCATCTCTGACCATGAGGTCACCCtgaggtgctgggccctgggcttctaCCCTGCGGAGATCACTCTGACCTGGCAGCGTGATGGGGAGGACCTGACCCAGGACACGGAGCTTGTGGAGACCAGGCCTGCAGGGGACGGGACCTTCCAGAAGTGGGCAGCTGTGGTGGTGCCTTCTGGAGAGGAACAGAGATACACGTGCCATGTGCAGCACGAGGGGCTGCCTGAGCCCGTGACCCTGAGATGGGGTAAGGAGGGAGGCGTGGGCTCAGAGCCTCTTCTCAGGGAAATCGGGAGCCCCTCTGGAGACCTTCAGCAGGGtcagggctgaggcctgggggcagggccctcaccctcccttcccttcccagagccGCCTCGTAGTACACCATCCTCACTGTGGGCATCATTGCTGGCCTGGGTCTCTTCATGGTCACTGTAACTGTGGTGCTTGGAGCCGTGATCTGGAGGAAGAAGCGCTCAGGTAGGGAAGGGGTGTGGTCTGAGATTTCTTGTCCCACTGGGGGGTTTCAAGCTCAGGTAGAAGTTTATGCTGCCTGTTAATGGCAAGTCTCATCCACAGGCACATGTGCTTTCTTAGTCTGGGGTTCTATTTGCTAACACTTAGTCTCTTTAGTAAAGCACATGTGAAAATGGAGGACAAAGTTATCCCCTTGATGGATCGGGAGATGGAGACCTGATTCCCAGCAGTCACAGGACTGAGGGGAGCTCCCTGCTGAGGACAGACCTCCAGGAGGGTGGTTGGTTCAGTCCCCACGTGTGTACTTTCCTCATGTTTCCTGATCCTGCCCTGGGTTTgttatcacagttctggaaacttcTCTCGGGTACAGGACTTGGGAGTTCCTTTAGGATCTCATGGGCCTGACTGTTCCCTGGCTTCTCACAGGATGTTTCCTTCCCACAGGTGGAAAAGGAGGGAGCTACGCTCAGGCTTCAAGTAAGGATGGAGTAGGGGAGTGATCCCTGAGACCCTTATAGTAGTGTAGATGGGATCCTATGGGGGGAACTCACCCACCTCACAGTCTTTCTTTAGTCTCGTCTCCTGTGGGCTCTGACCGCGTCCTGTTTTGTTCTGCCGCAGGCAGTGACAGTGTCCCGAACTCTGATGTGTCTTACGGCAGGTGAGGCCCTGGAGACCTGCACTGGGGAGGTGTtggggcagaggggacaggaCTGGCTTATGGGGATTCTTTGGTTGGGACATTTTGAGCATGCAGTGGGCTTTTCACAGTGTCACCAATTATAGCAACTGACTTAAATTTGTTggtgattattttcttctatagcATGAGACAGCTGCCTTGTGGGGGACTGAGTGATACAAGATTTCTGCCCGTCCCACCCCCCATTATGACTTCAGGAATCTTTGACCTCTTTTCTGCAAATGGCATCTGAATGTGTCTGCGTTCCTATTAGCATAATGTGAAGTGGTGGGGAGACTGGTCTCCCACCAACCCCTCCCCACACTGCCCTGCGTTCTCTTGCCTGATCGACTTTCCTGTTCCcgcagaggtggggctgggccgTCTCCATCCCTGTCATAACTTCATTGTGCTGAGCTGTAACTTCTTACTTCCTTATTAAAAATAAGCATCTGgatatgaatttgttttttcacattcTTGCCATGAGAGATTGATGGGTTAAGTAAAGGAGAAGATTCCTAAAatttgagagaagaaataaaaggaagcccTGAGAACCTTCCAGACACTGATCATTCATTCACCTGATATTAGTTGTGTGCTAGATGTATGATACAATATTTTTGCATCTGGGAAACATCATTGAAGTCAAAACAGACAGAAGTTGCTGGCCTTGTGGAGCCTATGTTATAGGGGGAAGAGACAGACTAATGCCATAAGCTTGGTAAATAGGACAGTGTTTATGATAGaaggtggtaagtgctatggaaaaaatgCAGTGGGGAAGGCAATCCTGAGGGTGGGGAAGataagtttttttgtttggtcACTgtaggcctcactgagaaggtgacctTGGAGGAAAGATGTGAAGGACTTGAGGAATTATCCACAAGGATGTCTGGGGGAAGTTCTTCCCAAGCAGGGGAGCCTCCAGTGCAAATGCAGTAGGGcaggagtgtgtctgtgtgttctgGGAAGAGCAAGgtggctggtgtggctggagaagaGAGCAATTGAGATGAGATAGAGGTGTGGCCAGCACCGTGTAGGCCTGGAGGATGTTAGAAGAGTTTGCACCTTTGttctgagtgagatggggagTTAAAAGAGAGTTTAGGGCAGGAGAGGAACGTGGGATGACTTTGAAAGGATCgctgtggctgctgtgctgagagCAGAACTGGGAGGCAAAGGGCGAGAGAGGCCCTAGGGAAGCAGCAGGAACCAGGGCAGGATTCCAGGCTGGAGGTGGCCATGGCTTTCACTGGTGTGAGTGGTGTAAAGAGTGGGAAGTGACTGGATTCTGGATACATTCTGAACATGGACTTTGCAGTAAATTTCCTAATGGATTAATTtgggaatgagaaagaggaaTCAAGAAGGACACCCAGAATTTTGGACTGTGCAAGTAGGAAGATGATGTTGCTGTCAGCAGAGGTGGGGAAGACTAGAAGGCGCATATTTATAGTAATTTGGTTTAAGAGATGTTGGAGCTGagatttcttttagaaaagcAAGTCAGATAGCGGATCGGCAGTTGGACAGATGAGTCTAGagatttggagaaatatctgGCTAGAGACACAGTTTTGGGATGTGACACTATAAATAATATTCAAAGCCTTGAGAACGGATGAGGTCACCAAGGGAGTGATGGGtctagaagagaaaggaacaaggacTGAACCCTGGACCCCCCAGTGCTACTGGATCTCATCAGACCCCACACCCAAGGTGGACTGCACAGTTCTGACACTGCATCTAGAAGCATGGAGACCAGAGTCCCAACTTTTCTGTGCACAGGAATCCCCTGTATATCTTGCTAAGATTCAGAGAGACTGGAATAGAGCATAACAATCTGATTTTATAACAAGgttggtgctgatgctgctggtcttcAGATCACACATTTAGTAGCAAGAATGTAGACCAGGACTGCCTCGTGGCTGGGCATCAACCTCACGAGTGGGGCTTGTTAAATAAGCAATTCTTTGGTCTTGTGCCTAGTACTCTGAGATGGTGGGTCTGGGAGAGGCCTGACTGTTTTGTAAGAAGCCCCACAGCAATGTTGTTGCTCAGCCCTCATCAGTGggctctggtgaccagcccccatcctgaagctgtcTAGGAGTCTTCAGCCATCTCATTCACACACCAAAGTCACTCATCACTCAGGAGGATCCAAgtgttttaggagctctatgccaggaaccagggagaaagactagatattttttattgtaccACAGGCAACCCTCTCGTCTTTGACCGCAGATCCCTTATAGCAAGGGATCATAACAGTTAAAAGATGCTGGCACATTACATTCAGTCATTAACAATTAGTCCAGTCCATCATCCTGTTGGATGAGAATGTCTCCCAGGGTGAAGTTGCTCAGGTTTGCAGGCTTCCATTTGATCTTGTCAGGTTCCAGAAGCAGAAATGGTCTCAGCAATATGTGGCTTCACCCTTTCAGGCTTCTGGATAATTGAGCCAAGAGACAATGTCATCTCTTGCTCAGACTTCTGAGATGTTAATGTAATATTGGATTTCCCTCATTACAtaacccatttattcattcctttacccTCAGCTACTATTTCTCCTTATGTCCGTTTATACCAAACTTCCACCTTTGGAAGGGACGTTAGATTTGACCGCTGTGCTGGTCTAGACTGCAGGCAGCATATAATCTAGCAGTCCCTCCCGCTCAGCCTACTCCCTTTCATAGAGGGGAGGGGCACATACGCATAGAGCTAGTGGGCTGATCAGGAGGCAGTATAGCTGTATTCACGATCAGATGGGGTGAAGGCACAACCCTTAGGAATACTgacataaaagtttaaaaattagtCACAGTTTCTTACTTAAGAATCATTCCTGTTTCTGGCACTTGTAGTTGCACCTCTGTCCTGAGACCACTGCGTCAGGTAGGAAGAGAGGAAGTTGGGGTGAAATGTAGTCATGCCAACTTCCTCCCCGCTTGGGAAGAATTTTCTAGTCATACCAGCATTCtaccccacccccctccccaaatcctccagaaaaaagagaggaaactcTCTAGTGGAGACAATCCTGTAGTCCCACTCATGTTGAGTGTGAGCACACATTTGTGAAGATGTGTAAGCCAGCCCTTCATGCCTGTGaacaaccccacccccaccccattttaGACAACCAGAGAGAGTTTCAATAGCACATTCCAATTCTCTATCACACTATTGCTCTGAGGAGGTTATCCCTCTGCACATTGTTGGACTGTATGGGCTGTAAAGTATGTTCTTTGGCCTGAAGAATGTGACTCCGCAGTGCAAATTTGTGCAATATCTTCTGTTCTGGTTCTTTTCTAGGACTCTGAGCATTTGCATCTACCACTGGGTAAGTAAAGCTCAATCCAGAGTCAACATCTACTCCTGTCAAGACCCATTTGTAGCCCCCCTGGGTGACCAGCATTGGTCTGATTTGCCAGCTATGTTCAAGGCCTTGCCATCAGGGAATCTGCCAGATAGCTGTCTGTAGTCTCAGGTTCCTAGAAAGAACAGTTCTTTTTGGTATCTTGTGCCTCAGAGGATGCAAGAGGAAACTGTCTAGACGCAGGCCATCTCTGCATTGCTGCAGCCCCCCAATGTTCACTTATTCCATGGGCCCAGGTAGCCACCTGAAGGAGGACACCAGGTTATCCACTCATCAATTCCAAGGCCTTCCAAACCTGGAAGGGGGTTCTTGTGATGGGCATCGATGTGTTCTACTTTAAGGCACCCCTCAAGTTCCCACAGATCTGTGCCCACTATGGGCATTCCTTCTACAGACCAGGTTTCCACTGCCCTCTGCCTGACTATATGGCCTAGCTGTTGGCCACTGCCCATGAGTTGGAAAAACTAAACCATACTAAAccatttcatcatttttcaatTCTTCCATCATTGCCAGGAAAACCACATGCAACTCAGCTCATCAAACTGATCTGTTTTTACCTTCCTTGATCAGAGCAGTGGCCTTCCAAACACGATGTTGTCCCTTCGCCTTGGAACTGCTGTCCATAAATGAAGCAGCTCTTTGCAGGTCATGACAGCTGTTTATAGACACTGTTCAAGTGATGATAGAATCCAGCAGCTCCTCATGCAGTTCCAAAGTCAGTCCTAGGAGGATAGAGGCTCCCTGCTCATGCGAGTagcctccctgccttccccaagTAGAATGATCCTGTATAaactgtttctactttttttacttatgatttttgaactttattattattattatttcttggtAAACTTTTTATGGTActacacatacagaaaagttcaTAGCTCGTGACTTTTCACAAACTTAATGTCCTATGTAACTAGTACTCATGATgtgggctgtgggtttgtcatatatggtctttattatgttgaggtagtttccttccatccacattttgttcagagtttttatcataaatggctgttggatcttgtcaaattctttctctgcatctattgagatgatcatgtggtttttattcctcagtttgttgatgtgttGTATCAACAtagattgatttgtggatgttgaaccatccctgtgtccctggtatgaatcccacttgatcatgatgtatgatctttttgatgtattgctgtatttgggttgcaaaaattttgttgaggatttgtacatctatgttcatcagcgatattggcctgtagttctccttttttgtgctgtccttgtcaggctttggtatcagagtgatgttggcctcatagaatgtgttaggaagtgttccatctccATATTtgtttggaatagcttgagaaggataggtattaaatcctctctgaaagtttggtaaaattccccaagaaagccatctggtcctggggttttattctttgggatgcttttgattgctgtttcaatctctttccttgtgattggtctattcagattgtctgtttcttcttgactcagctttgggaggttgtaagagtctaagaatttatccatttcctctcagttatccattttgttggcatatagttttttgtagtcttctcttataatctgttgtatttctgtggagtctgttgttatttctcctctttcatttctgattttgtttatttgagctttctctctttttttctttgtacatCTGGCTAGGGGttggtcaattttatttatcttctgaatcagctctttgtttcattgatcctttctcctaccttttttgtttcaatagcgtttatttctgctctgatttttattatttctctccttctactgactttgggctttgtttgttcttatttttcttatcagtTAGGTGTAacttgagattgcttatttgggatttttctcgtttgttaagatgtgcctgtattgtagTGAATTTCACtcaatacagcttttgctgtatcccatatgagttggtatgatatgttatcattttcattggtctcccggaattttttgatttctcctttaatttcttcaatgattcattgcttgttcagtagcatgctgtttagtctccacttctttgtctctttctcaatTCTTTTCTTGCAGTTAATTTCtaactttatagcattatgattggaaaagatgcttgttattatttcaatttttaaaaatttttagaggcttgccttgtttcccaacatatggtctatctttgagaatgttccatgcatacttgagaagaatatgtattctgctgtttttgaatggagtgttctatatatgtctgttaagtccagatggtttagctttttgtttaattccactgtttccttgttgattttctgtctggatgatctatgcattgatgtgagtggggtgctgaggtcccctactattattgtgttatttttaatatcttcttttaagtttgttaatagttgctttatgaatgttggtgctcctgtgttgggtgcatagatatttataagagttatgtcttcttggtgtagtgtccctttgatcattatatactgtccctctttgtctctctttacctgccttatcttgaagtctactttgtctgctataagtgttgtgacacctgctttcttttgtttgccattagcttggagtattgtcttccaccccttcactctgagcctgcgtttgtcattggagctgagatgtgtttcctggaggcagcaaattgttggatcttgttctttaatctatcttgctgctctgtgtctttttattggagagttcaatccatttatctttagggtgattattgaagtatgagggcttaatgctgtcattatatcacttgttttatggttttcctgcatttcccttgtttctcgtcccgtgtgttttggtctacccattgaattatgcaattttttaatgatgtttttctttgttttttccttatttattttttgtgtctctgttctgcttttaagtttagtggctaccctgaagtttatATTCAGGATCTcttgtataagatagtccattttctgatggcctcttatttccttaatctaagccaattcagtccctttcctcctcccctcctaagttgtttttctcatatcttattccaacttgtgttgtgagtttgtggttaaagtcacaaaattgtctttgtttttggtgttttccttctttagcctaatgctacagttgaatatttgctatcctattctgattctgtctacctatttatctccttactgtGTGTTTTGTGgcccctttctccattttcttcttttttcaggtatgagggccttcttgaggatttcttgtaggggggagTCTCATGGCAACAacgtcccttagcttttgtttgtctgggaaagatttaatttctccctcatatctgaaggatatttttgctggatagagtattcttggctgaagattcttgtctcttaaagttttgaatatgtcattccattctctcctaggttgtaaggtttctgcagagaaaagtctgaaagcctgataggggtttctttgtaggttattttcttctgccttgctgccctgagcagtctttctttgttattcatttttgccagttttactactatatgccttgcagtaggtctttttacattgacaaatctaggagatctggaagcttcttccacacatatttccctctctttccctagatttgggaagttctctgctattatttctttgaacatgctttctgctccattctccttctcttcaccttcttggatacc
This genomic interval carries:
- the LOC124226057 gene encoding class I histocompatibility antigen, Gogo-B*0101 alpha chain-like, which translates into the protein MTVTATRALLLLLSGALALTETWAGSHSMSYFYTAVSRPGRGEPRFIAVGYVDDTQFVRFDSDAASPRMEPRAPWVEQEGPEYWERETRTAKDNAQTFRVNLNILRGYYNQSEAGSHTLQDMYGCDVGPDGRLLRGYSQYAYDGADYIALNEDLRSWTAADTAARITGRKWEAAGVAEDFRNYLEGTCVEWLLRYLENGKETLQRADPPKAHVTHHPISDHEVTLRCWALGFYPAEITLTWQRDGEDLTQDTELVETRPAGDGTFQKWAAVVVPSGEEQRYTCHVQHEGLPEPVTLRWGKEGGYTILTVGIIAGLGLFMVTVTVVLGAVIWRKKRSGGKGGSYAQASSSDSVPNSDVSYGSMRQLPCGGLSDTRFLPVPPPIMTSGIFDLFSANGI